A genomic window from Anthocerotibacter panamensis C109 includes:
- a CDS encoding type II secretion system protein M, which yields MDKKWWWAGVGVLAVANGLVFYQNQELGQNPALRVPQEAQLATLDQHVLLEEQKVSMLLPQQQQRILDYLGRQLRAPKSAQLLETTLTTGREQISLTLGAQGSEPALQRTLGALEALSTKTQGAMVLTGYRLNGPRGELRATLSVVLLSTKSAKP from the coding sequence ATGGACAAGAAATGGTGGTGGGCAGGCGTGGGGGTATTGGCGGTCGCCAACGGACTGGTTTTCTACCAAAACCAGGAACTTGGACAAAATCCCGCGCTGCGGGTTCCTCAAGAGGCCCAACTAGCGACCCTTGACCAGCACGTGTTGTTGGAGGAGCAAAAAGTGAGCATGCTGCTCCCTCAACAGCAGCAGCGCATTCTCGACTATCTCGGACGCCAACTGCGTGCTCCCAAATCCGCCCAGCTACTGGAGACCACCCTGACCACTGGGCGTGAGCAGATCAGTCTCACCCTGGGGGCACAGGGCAGTGAGCCCGCCCTCCAGCGCACCCTCGGGGCTCTGGAGGCGCTCAGTACAAAAACCCAGGGGGCGATGGTGCTAACGGGCTACCGCCTCAACGGACCACGCGGCGAGCTGCGTGCCACCCTTAGCGTAGTTCTGTTGTCCACTAAGAGCGCGAAGCCATGA